Proteins encoded within one genomic window of Massilia litorea:
- a CDS encoding recombinase family protein gives MARLVSRGAALYVRASTEHQNYSTDHQESALREYAVQHDFEVIAIYRDEGRSGLTLNRRNGLLQLLNDVQSGQAGYVAVLVYDVSRWGRFQDVDESAYYEYACRKAGIMISYCAEPFTNDGSPLATLLKGLKRAMAAEYSRELSAKVFRAQCRLTAAGYKQGGSAGYGLRRQCHSADGLTLRTLEIGERKSLPTDRVGFVLGPSEEVAVVCRIFDMCTDREMPDTKIAEILNAEGLTNQFGRTWSAHNVKGILTNEKYAGTLIFNRSTQRLRSSRRPNDTDKWVRVEDAFPGIVSNEMFNKTKQVRLCRGKHWTDDEMLDGLREILVEHGNVSADLIDNSCLPSAKSYALRFRGLVAAYEAAGVSGPSLSRATIARFRIRCVTKDMAIELERCALRAKAKVEQLTTRTYRINGVIVRLLCTRCRYERSHPCWKVTVRHSPPADFVVWIRMNEANEEVAQIYLLPVQSFPEHQYLWPSTRTLLRYQQFAYASMSRVFGLD, from the coding sequence ATGGCCCGGCTTGTTTCCCGTGGCGCCGCACTGTACGTGCGAGCGTCGACTGAGCATCAGAATTACTCGACAGACCATCAAGAGTCGGCCCTACGAGAATATGCAGTTCAGCACGATTTCGAAGTCATTGCTATTTATCGTGACGAAGGGCGAAGCGGATTGACTCTCAACAGACGCAACGGGCTTCTACAGCTACTTAACGACGTACAGTCCGGTCAAGCCGGCTATGTTGCCGTTCTTGTGTACGACGTAAGCCGCTGGGGACGGTTTCAGGACGTCGATGAAAGTGCCTATTACGAATATGCATGCCGGAAAGCCGGCATCATGATTTCGTATTGCGCTGAGCCGTTCACGAACGACGGGTCACCCTTGGCGACACTGCTCAAGGGACTGAAGCGCGCAATGGCTGCCGAGTACAGTCGGGAGCTATCGGCGAAGGTCTTTCGGGCGCAATGCCGGCTTACCGCAGCTGGCTACAAACAAGGTGGTTCGGCTGGGTATGGGCTTAGACGTCAGTGTCACTCGGCAGATGGACTGACGCTCCGAACACTCGAGATTGGCGAACGAAAAAGCCTGCCTACTGATCGGGTGGGTTTCGTTCTTGGGCCTAGTGAAGAGGTCGCTGTTGTCTGCAGGATCTTCGACATGTGCACGGATAGGGAGATGCCTGACACCAAGATTGCAGAGATACTCAATGCTGAGGGCTTAACGAATCAATTCGGCAGGACTTGGTCTGCCCACAACGTCAAGGGGATACTTACGAACGAGAAGTATGCCGGTACTCTTATCTTTAACCGCAGTACACAGCGCTTGCGAAGCTCCCGCCGCCCGAACGACACAGACAAATGGGTAAGGGTCGAGGATGCTTTTCCAGGCATTGTCAGCAATGAGATGTTTAACAAGACCAAACAGGTGCGACTATGCCGCGGAAAGCACTGGACCGACGACGAGATGCTCGACGGTCTGCGAGAGATCCTTGTTGAGCATGGCAACGTTTCCGCGGATCTCATCGATAACAGTTGTCTCCCGTCAGCAAAGTCGTATGCGCTGCGTTTTCGAGGATTAGTTGCCGCATACGAGGCTGCTGGGGTGTCTGGTCCATCATTGTCCCGCGCGACGATCGCCCGATTCAGAATTCGCTGCGTGACCAAAGACATGGCAATTGAACTGGAACGTTGTGCGCTTCGGGCAAAGGCAAAAGTAGAGCAATTGACGACGCGGACATATCGGATCAACGGTGTCATCGTGCGCTTGTTATGCACCAGGTGCCGGTATGAGCGTAGCCACCCTTGCTGGAAAGTCACCGTGCGGCACTCGCCGCCGGCTGACTTCGTCGTTTGGATTCGTATGAACGAGGCCAACGAAGAGGTGGCGCAGATCTATTTACTGCCTGTCCAAAGCTTCCCCGAGCATCAGTACCTTTGGCCATCAACACGCACACTGCTCAGATACCAGCAGTTTGCGTATGCCTCAATGTCTCGCGTATTTGGACTTGACTAG
- a CDS encoding recombinase family protein has product MSSSQPIQAAIYVRMSTESQNYSTDHQRAKIHEYALSKRIEVVREYVDEGKSGLDIRRRTGLRSLIDDVQSGNADFQLIIVYDVSRWGRFQDVDEAAYHEHTCRRAGIKVVYSGEQFSDDATPLGALMKSIKRMMAAEYSRELSTKTFNAQCRFTEIGFKQGGHAGYGLRRLALTKDGTPRRVLEYGEAKGAVTDRVILIPGPAHEAITIRRVYALYLEQKLSEPAIARLLNAEGIASEFDRPWTHSMVNSLLTNLKYCGTLAFNRKSCKLSSRRKSNPHAEWVVNEGAVEPLISLSLFAQARDERARRVRRYTLDELLVLLQRCHETHGRVNAKIIAADPSMPDPQLFVRGFGSLIAAYDAAGLIPCPSHVFVETKKLIAAKLRDLFAEVKRLALSSGATVHEVKAPHTLVINQCVRVRIEIATRRRPKRGLVNWRVMPLLDADFVLTARLHGDTHELIDYFLIPAVKLANGPLYLKESNLERLAELRYLSLASMFGP; this is encoded by the coding sequence GTGTCATCAAGCCAGCCAATTCAGGCCGCAATTTATGTGCGGATGTCAACCGAGAGCCAAAACTACTCAACCGATCATCAGCGCGCAAAAATCCACGAGTACGCGCTTAGCAAACGCATTGAGGTTGTACGCGAGTACGTGGACGAGGGTAAGAGCGGACTCGATATCCGGCGCCGTACAGGGCTAAGGAGCCTGATCGATGACGTGCAATCGGGAAATGCCGACTTTCAGCTGATCATCGTTTACGACGTGAGCCGCTGGGGTAGGTTCCAAGACGTTGACGAAGCGGCTTACCACGAGCATACGTGTCGTCGTGCTGGCATCAAGGTGGTCTACAGCGGTGAGCAATTTTCTGACGATGCAACACCACTTGGTGCGTTAATGAAGAGCATCAAGCGAATGATGGCCGCGGAGTATAGCCGGGAGCTCTCGACAAAGACCTTCAACGCGCAATGTCGCTTCACCGAGATCGGATTCAAGCAAGGTGGCCATGCCGGTTATGGCCTCAGACGCTTAGCCCTGACGAAGGATGGGACACCACGCCGGGTACTCGAATACGGTGAGGCAAAGGGAGCTGTCACTGACCGGGTCATACTCATCCCGGGCCCGGCGCACGAGGCAATAACAATCCGGCGCGTCTATGCCCTCTACCTGGAACAAAAGCTCAGCGAGCCAGCTATTGCCCGGCTACTGAACGCTGAGGGCATCGCCAGCGAGTTTGACAGACCCTGGACCCACTCGATGGTCAATTCACTGCTGACTAACCTGAAGTATTGCGGAACGTTGGCGTTCAACAGGAAGTCATGCAAGCTATCGAGTCGGCGCAAGTCCAATCCTCATGCAGAGTGGGTCGTGAATGAAGGTGCCGTCGAGCCCCTGATCTCTTTATCGTTATTCGCTCAAGCGCGAGATGAGCGAGCCAGGCGCGTGCGTCGCTACACCCTGGACGAGTTGCTCGTCCTCCTGCAGAGGTGTCACGAAACGCACGGCAGGGTGAACGCGAAGATCATCGCGGCGGATCCGTCCATGCCAGACCCTCAGCTATTCGTGCGCGGCTTCGGCTCCCTTATCGCTGCATATGATGCGGCTGGGCTTATCCCCTGCCCATCCCACGTTTTCGTCGAAACGAAAAAGCTCATCGCAGCGAAGCTGCGTGACCTATTTGCAGAGGTAAAGAGACTCGCACTATCCTCTGGCGCTACCGTACATGAGGTCAAAGCGCCGCACACTTTGGTCATCAACCAGTGTGTTCGGGTCCGAATAGAAATTGCGACTCGACGTAGGCCGAAGAGAGGCTTGGTAAATTGGAGAGTCATGCCGTTGCTAGATGCCGACTTCGTCCTTACGGCACGGCTCCACGGTGACACACATGAGCTTATTGATTACTTCCTGATTCCGGCAGTGAAACTCGCGAACGGTCCGCTCTATTTGAAAGAGTCGAACCTTGAGCGCCTCGCCGAATTACGATACCTGTCCCTGGCGTCAATGTTCGGCCCGTAA
- a CDS encoding IS3 family transposase (programmed frameshift), which yields MARERRLFSEEFKREAVKLVGQPGASKAAIARDLGIGANLLGRWCRDANVDAEVTGGGEKVSTQEYERMRRELAKVKTERDILKKAPRLLRSRPQVKYGFIAKYRAIWPTRTMCRLLGVSSSGFYDWLGRPISAHERENAQLLKAIKHSHEASDGTYGSPRVVRDLIDAGFACSENRVARLMKAAGIKARHKRRRAPGQLDSPVHAIAPNLLDRQFEAPGPNQKWAADFTYVWTGEGWLFVAVVLDLYSRRVVGWSMQPTMTAQLVMDALLMAIFRRGRPRAVLHHSDQGSQYTSEDFQRLLESHGIVCSMSRRGNCWDNAAMESFFSTLKTERLSKKHYRTRDDLRADVFDYIERFYNPRRRHSTLGYISPVQFENLKCA from the exons ATGGCACGTGAAAGACGGTTGTTTTCAGAAGAGTTCAAGCGCGAGGCAGTCAAGCTGGTAGGCCAGCCTGGTGCAAGCAAGGCGGCGATCGCCCGCGACCTTGGCATTGGCGCCAATTTGCTGGGGCGGTGGTGCAGAGACGCCAACGTGGATGCAGAGGTTACGGGCGGGGGCGAGAAGGTATCGACCCAGGAATATGAGCGCATGCGGCGCGAGCTGGCAAAGGTCAAGACGGAGCGCGACATCTTAAAAAAGGCGC CTCGGCTACTTCGCAGCCGACCTCAAGTGAAGTACGGCTTCATCGCCAAATATAGAGCCATCTGGCCAACGCGAACGATGTGTCGTCTGCTTGGTGTGTCGAGCAGTGGTTTTTACGACTGGCTCGGCCGACCAATAAGTGCGCATGAACGTGAGAATGCGCAGCTCCTCAAGGCGATCAAGCACAGCCACGAAGCCAGCGATGGCACATACGGTTCGCCGCGCGTAGTGCGAGACCTTATCGATGCTGGCTTTGCCTGCAGTGAGAACCGCGTGGCACGGCTGATGAAAGCTGCCGGCATCAAGGCCCGCCACAAGCGTCGCCGCGCACCTGGGCAGCTCGATTCGCCAGTCCACGCCATCGCGCCGAACCTGCTGGACCGGCAATTTGAAGCGCCAGGCCCGAACCAGAAATGGGCTGCTGACTTTACTTACGTATGGACTGGCGAAGGCTGGCTGTTTGTCGCTGTCGTCCTTGACCTGTACTCGCGGCGTGTGGTGGGCTGGTCGATGCAACCGACCATGACAGCGCAGCTGGTAATGGATGCCCTGCTGATGGCCATCTTCCGCCGCGGCCGGCCTCGGGCAGTATTGCATCACTCGGACCAGGGCTCGCAATACACCAGCGAAGACTTCCAGCGCTTGCTCGAATCGCACGGCATCGTTTGCAGCATGAGCCGTCGCGGCAACTGCTGGGACAACGCTGCAATGGAAAGCTTCTTTTCGACGCTGAAAACCGAGCGGCTGAGCAAAAAGCACTACCGGACCAGGGATGATTTACGGGCAGACGTGTTCGACTATATCGAAAGGTTCTACAATCCACGCCGGCGTCATTCCACTCTCGGGTATATCAGCCCGGTACAGTTTGAAAACCTAAAATGCGCCTAA